A part of Acidicapsa ligni genomic DNA contains:
- a CDS encoding beta strand repeat-containing protein, with translation MRVLLKRFGGRSTVAAMALASVLTMVGCGGSNSSLPGSNGTATPTFSPGAGSYNVSKDVTIADATKGAVMYCTTDGTTPTASSPVCAQPTTVFKTEFLQAIAIAPGKTASPVASAGYTITPNMVPTPTFNPAGGNFTGTQMVTISDSASNVNIYYTLDGSVPSANSTLYISGSPVAISQTSTLSAIAVAAGFTNSSVNSATYIIQAILPPPIVSGIMPTSASAGGGVLALTVNGTNFISGSTVQWNGVTQPTIFVSATQLTATIPASLIANAGTANVTVAQSSGISGAAAFTINSVTPAITAVSPSSGTVGTSVSITGTNFTGATAVSFGSTPATSFKVNSATSITAVAPAGTGTVDVTAVTPTGTSSTSAADQFTYTVPTLISISPATGPSTGGSSVAITGTNFTGATAVNFGTVPATSFKVNSATSITAVAPAGTGTVDVTVVTSNGTSATTAADQFVYTINAPAVTSISPAIGLLAGGTTVTITGVNFTDATAVNFGSTAATSITVNSTATSITAVSPAGTGTVDVTVVTPAGVSPTAATDQFAYGVAFNGTVSSGALPIVGATVQLYAAGTQAYGSGATPLTTGPSPIVTDASGKFSLLYACPTSGAPGDQVYLVASGGNTTSGPNPNANILLMEALGSCSQLALASPVTVNEVTTIASAYALSAFATINSSGGIDVGAPATGTTCNAAGNWKSTTAESCNYTGLANAFSAVNNLVNISTGVARTFTPAYKTDLAGDPQVVNNSTVPTARINALADMLASCVEGDGSGCGSGLFSAASTNGATTGTTPITPVDTLQAALNIAQNPGNNVTQLLGLVSSTSPYSITSPDPGSVALAVSGPGAPTDLTLALTFTGAGLGVGPGITLSDNNIGFSNAALSIDAGGNIWVAAYAFNLNDFSANGEVIAEFNALGAPVSKSTSIDAANNPTYGGYNPQPGSTTDGVQTNMLAVDQSGNLWTYQDGQTGNTVNALEISTIPGFSLLNTISILNVSAIADATSVAIDVNGNAWYASSNSTQVVEIHGDGTLGVVGVDINSLGVWGPLSSLTFDSGGGMWMAVESNPSGGADVLQVSPADGSLTYEAFPSSNMGRSYVTTLAADNGGNVYGCDPSGLNLNVFNASSSAAPTTYPIKTQRACGTQLVLDGQGHLFAPLISSFGPAVNYGYAFQFFANLDEFTTKGALISPIANGYTGSSSTESPTLNVDQNGSTAGGVVGTGAAIDESGNLWVLNPSAYGTNFSTGANVPANVLVEYIGIGAPVLTPVATALTNDMLGVRP, from the coding sequence GTGCGAGTTCTGCTGAAGAGGTTTGGAGGCCGTTCGACCGTAGCGGCGATGGCGCTGGCAAGTGTACTGACGATGGTGGGATGTGGCGGCAGCAACTCCTCCCTCCCGGGCAGCAACGGAACCGCAACGCCGACCTTTAGTCCGGGTGCGGGGTCCTATAACGTATCCAAGGACGTGACCATTGCGGACGCGACGAAGGGTGCGGTGATGTATTGCACCACCGATGGCACGACGCCGACCGCTTCGTCTCCCGTATGCGCCCAGCCCACCACAGTCTTCAAGACCGAGTTCCTGCAGGCTATTGCTATTGCGCCTGGCAAGACTGCCAGCCCTGTTGCCTCGGCAGGCTATACGATCACGCCGAATATGGTTCCGACTCCGACCTTCAATCCGGCTGGCGGCAATTTTACCGGCACGCAGATGGTCACGATCAGCGACAGCGCTTCGAATGTAAACATCTACTACACGCTCGATGGTTCTGTGCCAAGCGCGAACTCCACGCTTTACATCAGCGGCAGTCCGGTTGCCATCTCCCAGACTTCCACACTGAGCGCCATTGCCGTAGCCGCGGGCTTCACGAACAGCAGCGTGAACAGCGCTACCTATATCATTCAGGCGATTCTCCCGCCTCCCATTGTTAGCGGTATCATGCCAACCTCTGCTAGCGCAGGCGGTGGGGTTCTTGCGCTGACGGTGAACGGGACAAACTTTATCTCTGGCTCTACGGTGCAGTGGAATGGCGTAACGCAGCCGACTATCTTTGTCAGCGCGACACAATTGACAGCCACGATTCCGGCCAGCCTGATTGCCAATGCGGGCACGGCGAATGTGACTGTAGCCCAGTCTTCAGGCATCTCCGGGGCCGCAGCTTTCACCATCAACTCGGTTACTCCCGCAATTACGGCCGTGAGTCCTTCCTCTGGAACTGTAGGCACCTCTGTGTCCATCACAGGGACTAACTTCACTGGTGCGACAGCAGTCAGTTTCGGCAGCACGCCAGCCACCAGCTTCAAGGTGAACTCCGCAACCAGCATCACCGCAGTTGCTCCGGCAGGCACAGGCACCGTGGATGTAACGGCTGTCACGCCTACTGGCACCAGTAGCACTTCCGCTGCCGATCAGTTCACCTATACGGTTCCGACACTGATCAGCATCAGCCCTGCAACCGGCCCGTCGACAGGCGGCTCCTCTGTGGCCATTACGGGAACCAACTTTACCGGTGCGACAGCGGTCAACTTCGGCACTGTGCCAGCCACCAGCTTCAAGGTAAACAGCGCAACCAGCATCACCGCAGTTGCTCCGGCAGGCACGGGCACTGTGGATGTGACGGTTGTTACGTCGAACGGCACCAGCGCAACTACCGCTGCCGACCAATTCGTTTATACGATTAATGCTCCTGCGGTGACCAGCATCAGTCCTGCTATCGGTCTGTTGGCCGGCGGCACCACTGTAACTATCACGGGAGTCAACTTTACCGATGCGACTGCGGTCAATTTCGGCAGTACAGCAGCCACCAGCATCACGGTGAACTCGACGGCAACCAGCATCACGGCAGTCTCTCCCGCGGGAACAGGTACCGTGGATGTGACGGTTGTTACACCTGCCGGCGTCAGCCCAACTGCCGCTACTGACCAATTTGCTTACGGAGTGGCGTTCAACGGCACTGTCTCCAGCGGTGCGTTACCGATCGTAGGTGCGACAGTGCAGTTGTATGCCGCAGGTACTCAAGCTTACGGTTCGGGTGCTACCCCGCTTACAACGGGGCCTAGCCCGATCGTTACGGATGCGAGCGGAAAGTTTTCACTTCTCTACGCTTGCCCCACATCGGGCGCTCCAGGAGACCAGGTTTACCTGGTGGCCTCCGGAGGCAACACCACAAGCGGACCCAACCCCAACGCCAACATCCTGTTGATGGAGGCTCTTGGCTCGTGCAGCCAGCTTGCACTTGCTTCGCCAGTCACGGTGAATGAAGTCACGACAATTGCGTCGGCGTATGCACTGTCCGCATTCGCGACGATCAACAGCAGCGGAGGCATCGATGTAGGTGCACCTGCAACTGGAACGACCTGCAATGCCGCAGGCAATTGGAAGAGCACGACGGCGGAAAGCTGCAACTACACCGGGCTGGCCAATGCTTTCAGTGCGGTGAACAACCTGGTGAACATAAGCACGGGCGTGGCGCGCACCTTTACTCCCGCATATAAGACTGATCTGGCAGGCGATCCGCAAGTCGTGAACAACAGCACAGTACCCACGGCGCGCATCAACGCGCTGGCGGATATGCTGGCCTCCTGTGTGGAGGGTGACGGTTCCGGCTGTGGCAGCGGCCTGTTCAGTGCGGCGTCAACGAATGGAGCAACAACGGGAACCACACCGATTACGCCCGTAGATACGCTGCAGGCGGCGCTTAACATCGCACAGAATCCCGGCAACAACGTCACACAATTGCTGGGCCTGGTTTCATCGACTTCGCCTTACAGCATCACGAGCCCGGACCCCGGCAGCGTCGCCCTTGCGGTGAGCGGCCCGGGTGCGCCGACGGACCTGACCCTGGCTCTTACCTTCACCGGCGCGGGCCTGGGAGTTGGGCCTGGCATTACTCTTTCGGACAACAACATCGGATTCAGCAATGCGGCACTCAGCATCGACGCCGGGGGTAACATCTGGGTCGCGGCATACGCCTTTAACCTGAACGATTTTTCTGCCAATGGCGAGGTGATTGCAGAGTTCAACGCCCTGGGCGCGCCTGTGAGTAAGTCCACCAGCATAGACGCAGCCAATAACCCAACCTATGGCGGCTACAACCCTCAGCCGGGCAGCACAACCGACGGGGTCCAGACAAATATGCTCGCCGTCGACCAGTCTGGGAACCTGTGGACATATCAGGACGGGCAAACCGGAAACACCGTGAACGCGCTTGAAATAAGCACCATTCCTGGCTTTTCCCTGCTAAACACGATTTCCATCCTCAATGTAAGTGCAATCGCCGATGCGACCTCCGTCGCCATCGATGTCAATGGCAACGCCTGGTATGCCTCGAGCAACAGTACACAGGTGGTAGAGATTCATGGCGACGGAACTCTCGGCGTCGTCGGAGTCGATATCAACTCCTTAGGCGTCTGGGGTCCTCTGTCTAGTCTAACTTTCGACTCCGGCGGGGGAATGTGGATGGCCGTCGAAAGCAACCCTTCTGGCGGCGCGGATGTGTTGCAGGTCAGTCCGGCGGACGGAAGCCTTACCTACGAGGCATTTCCTTCGAGCAATATGGGCCGTTCGTACGTCACAACCCTGGCCGCAGACAACGGGGGCAATGTCTACGGATGTGACCCGTCCGGCTTGAATCTGAATGTGTTCAACGCGAGCAGCTCGGCCGCTCCTACCACCTACCCCATTAAGACCCAAAGAGCCTGCGGCACGCAACTGGTGCTGGATGGGCAAGGACACCTCTTTGCGCCGCTTATAAGCTCCTTTGGCCCCGCAGTGAATTACGGCTACGCCTTCCAATTCTTCGCGAATCTCGATGAGTTCACAACCAAAGGGGCGCTGATTTCGCCGATCGCGAACGGCTACACCGGGAGCAGCAGCACGGAGTCGCCCACACTGAACGTCGATCAGAATGGAAGTACCGCTGGGGGTGTTGTTGGGACCGGGGCGGCCATCGACGAATCCGGCAATCTCTGGGTTCTAAATCCCTCCGCATACGGCACTAACTTCAGCACAGGCGCTAACGTACCGGCTAACGTGCTGGTGGAGTATATCGGTATCGGAGCGCCAGTGCTTACACCCGTAGCGACTGCACTGACGAACGACATGTTGGGAGTTCGCCCATAA
- a CDS encoding beta strand repeat-containing protein, whose amino-acid sequence MRSHVLLGGVLAVLLVVMAGCGGSGSTPGGGGGATATPITMTNANGLTATASALSIGSKISFSMKPLNDTNNLGVDWTVACGGNPVTGSVTNGNCGTFAPAHTQDGGSTLYSAPSQVPINASITITATVTGNRSQSSSVSLTIVAAPIGVEIHSAVPSSMVINATTNIFATVTNDAAGTGVIWTVSCGSSVCGSFNPPTALPGYGTVYTAPSAVPTGNSVTITATSLTDTTKSSSVTVQITAPPPPVPVTLTLRPLSVYLETTGLAHSTPLTAVVSNDPADAGVDWSLSCGSSSCGTINASVKAHTPSGGSVSYASPATVPSGGTVTITAKSTTNPAISESTTATIITTLPIIVTMPSAPPAAIATGAQATLSATVANDTANLGVNWTASCGSAGACGSFNLSPAQTASGGQIVYTAPTSIPTGGLITITASSPASTPSNPAVAFTTIVARPPSLTFSQMLPSSMVSATQAPVSATVANDVSPGGVTWSVQCSSTLPGGCGWVVPAHTASGATAIYTAPPVTSTETSVTVTATSTADSSISIVSNPLTVNPSTVSVGFVPSLPANIQPNATVNLIASVANDTTNAGVDWQVCSSGCGFFTIKPATAAIPATLTTPYIPAVAAVTSPCTGCLSSTGVPIPAWPNGLPIPYTAPSDIPSTGIVAIGAAAHADATKANSGTITVTTSLTGPALNGVVQSGSIPVAGTSVLLFAAGTSGYASASSQIAETTAGKNGNFTIPSGYACPSSSSQMYLVATGGSVGTNAANPNLSLMTALGSCSGLASSPLVVNELTTIASTLATSPFASNDALTGNSSYLYLGTSSGNLSGLANAFAMVNSMVDITTGQPKFWTPAENAVVPFQQLNTLANYLNGCVATSGGVEGDGSPCSILFTATDTLGQAPGVFSGAIAPSDTLQAAFNMAQHPSSTYNGTGNPLVGAYTFDRDNNLFTLATSTSAFQPTYTASLVPATISFNYTGGGGLTAASVVDSFAVDANDNLWITDTANGSVIEWNATGAALSPSTGFPAGGGPLAIDANGNIWVSGNGVLNELTSLGAPVPGSPFKGLVGGGNDMAFDAQDNLWIANGAGVNEFSNFGVELSPASGFTNSGISNITAVGIDSSNNVWIGSSIIETDATLSLLSELTNPSGELIVSTSSAGEVLPGIAANGSGVIAAALSGEAGLHSQGGGICKVPPYGGLNTILIPTCYAGGLPLGGNGYTPVPASPQGVVYDGAGGLWMSGEDGTLVLYDAMGNFGGASISLANPIPGSLRTAVDGSGNVWVLLADNTVIEHIGAATPVVTPIALGVKNKTLAAKP is encoded by the coding sequence TTGCGTAGTCACGTGTTATTGGGCGGTGTCCTCGCTGTACTGCTTGTCGTCATGGCGGGTTGCGGAGGCAGCGGCTCTACGCCAGGTGGTGGCGGCGGCGCAACAGCGACCCCGATCACGATGACCAACGCGAACGGACTGACGGCTACTGCGAGCGCTCTATCGATCGGTTCGAAGATCTCGTTCAGCATGAAGCCGTTGAACGACACGAATAATCTGGGCGTGGACTGGACCGTGGCCTGCGGCGGAAATCCAGTTACTGGAAGTGTCACCAACGGCAATTGCGGCACATTTGCGCCGGCTCACACGCAAGACGGAGGCTCGACCCTCTATAGCGCTCCATCCCAGGTCCCGATTAACGCCTCAATTACGATCACTGCGACAGTAACAGGGAATCGATCGCAGAGCAGCAGCGTGAGCCTCACAATCGTCGCGGCGCCGATTGGCGTTGAGATCCACTCTGCTGTGCCTTCCTCTATGGTGATCAACGCAACAACAAATATCTTCGCTACCGTGACTAACGATGCGGCGGGTACGGGCGTCATCTGGACGGTGAGTTGCGGATCCAGTGTCTGCGGTTCGTTCAACCCGCCAACGGCGCTACCAGGATACGGCACTGTGTATACGGCTCCCTCTGCCGTGCCGACAGGGAACTCAGTAACGATCACGGCAACTTCGCTGACCGATACCACTAAGTCCTCGAGCGTCACCGTGCAGATCACCGCGCCGCCTCCACCTGTTCCAGTTACGTTGACCTTACGGCCATTGAGCGTGTATCTCGAAACTACTGGTTTAGCTCACTCGACTCCGTTGACAGCGGTCGTTTCTAACGATCCAGCCGATGCGGGTGTCGATTGGTCTCTTAGTTGCGGCTCATCGAGCTGCGGAACGATCAATGCATCGGTAAAAGCACACACCCCGAGTGGTGGTTCCGTTAGCTATGCAAGTCCTGCAACGGTGCCGTCGGGTGGAACAGTCACCATCACGGCGAAATCCACGACGAATCCGGCAATATCGGAATCCACTACCGCGACAATCATCACAACCTTGCCGATTATTGTCACGATGCCTTCCGCACCCCCAGCAGCAATTGCAACAGGGGCTCAGGCAACGCTGTCGGCAACGGTCGCAAATGATACGGCCAACCTGGGAGTAAATTGGACCGCGAGTTGCGGCAGCGCAGGCGCATGCGGCAGCTTCAATCTGTCTCCAGCTCAAACGGCAAGTGGCGGGCAAATCGTTTACACCGCTCCAACCTCGATCCCCACAGGCGGGCTGATAACAATCACCGCGTCTTCGCCTGCCTCCACGCCGTCGAATCCAGCTGTTGCCTTTACTACAATCGTTGCCCGGCCGCCATCTCTTACGTTCTCGCAGATGCTGCCGTCCTCAATGGTATCTGCGACACAGGCTCCGGTAAGCGCCACAGTTGCGAACGATGTTTCTCCGGGAGGCGTTACCTGGTCGGTGCAGTGCAGCAGCACACTTCCCGGTGGCTGCGGATGGGTCGTTCCCGCCCACACGGCGAGCGGCGCGACTGCCATCTATACTGCGCCTCCGGTCACATCGACCGAGACGTCGGTGACGGTCACAGCAACATCGACTGCAGATTCGAGCATAAGCATTGTTTCAAATCCCCTCACGGTCAATCCGTCAACAGTTTCGGTCGGGTTCGTCCCCTCTTTGCCGGCGAATATCCAGCCGAACGCAACCGTGAATCTGATCGCGTCAGTGGCCAACGATACGACGAACGCAGGCGTGGACTGGCAGGTATGCTCAAGCGGCTGCGGCTTCTTTACGATCAAGCCTGCAACCGCGGCAATTCCTGCCACGCTGACTACGCCGTATATTCCAGCAGTCGCTGCTGTGACGTCGCCGTGCACTGGTTGTTTGTCTTCAACAGGCGTCCCCATCCCCGCGTGGCCCAATGGCCTGCCGATCCCATATACCGCTCCATCGGATATACCCTCTACCGGCATTGTGGCGATTGGAGCAGCGGCCCATGCCGATGCGACGAAAGCGAACTCGGGCACTATCACTGTCACTACGAGCTTGACCGGTCCTGCGCTGAATGGCGTTGTTCAGTCAGGATCAATACCGGTCGCGGGAACTTCCGTTCTTTTATTCGCCGCCGGGACCAGCGGATATGCATCTGCCTCTTCGCAGATCGCAGAAACTACGGCAGGCAAGAATGGCAACTTCACAATACCGTCTGGCTATGCGTGCCCATCCTCCAGCAGTCAGATGTACCTGGTGGCCACTGGGGGCTCTGTTGGCACCAACGCCGCGAATCCAAATCTTTCGTTGATGACAGCGCTCGGAAGCTGTAGCGGGTTGGCCTCCAGCCCGCTTGTAGTCAATGAGCTCACGACCATTGCTTCAACATTGGCAACATCACCTTTTGCCTCCAACGATGCGCTCACGGGTAACAGCAGCTATCTTTACCTGGGCACGAGCAGCGGGAATCTCTCCGGGCTTGCGAACGCGTTCGCCATGGTGAACAGCATGGTAGACATCACCACTGGGCAGCCAAAATTCTGGACTCCGGCAGAAAATGCAGTGGTTCCCTTTCAACAGCTCAACACGCTGGCCAATTACCTGAACGGCTGTGTGGCAACCTCGGGTGGCGTTGAAGGCGACGGAAGTCCCTGCAGTATTTTGTTCACTGCGACGGATACGCTCGGACAAGCACCAGGAGTCTTCTCCGGGGCCATCGCACCATCCGACACACTACAGGCTGCATTCAATATGGCGCAGCATCCCTCTTCGACGTACAACGGTACTGGCAATCCGCTCGTCGGAGCATATACTTTCGATCGCGACAACAACCTCTTCACGCTGGCAACCTCAACCTCTGCTTTTCAGCCTACCTATACGGCGAGTCTAGTCCCTGCGACGATCTCGTTTAACTACACCGGCGGTGGCGGCCTTACTGCCGCTAGCGTGGTCGATTCCTTCGCTGTCGACGCAAATGACAATCTTTGGATTACAGATACTGCTAACGGCAGCGTCATCGAATGGAACGCTACCGGCGCAGCACTCTCACCCTCTACCGGCTTCCCGGCCGGAGGCGGTCCTCTTGCAATCGATGCAAACGGAAATATATGGGTCTCCGGCAACGGCGTTCTAAACGAACTGACGAGCCTCGGAGCCCCAGTCCCCGGAAGTCCCTTTAAGGGCCTGGTTGGAGGCGGCAACGACATGGCCTTCGACGCCCAGGACAATCTGTGGATTGCAAACGGCGCTGGAGTGAATGAGTTCAGCAACTTTGGAGTGGAGCTGTCGCCCGCATCCGGATTCACCAATAGCGGGATCTCCAATATCACCGCTGTAGGCATTGATAGTTCCAACAACGTGTGGATCGGGAGTTCGATCATTGAGACTGACGCCACGCTCTCATTGCTTTCCGAACTTACGAATCCGAGTGGAGAGTTGATCGTCAGTACCTCATCGGCTGGCGAGGTTCTCCCCGGAATCGCTGCGAATGGCTCGGGCGTTATTGCGGCTGCCCTGAGCGGCGAGGCCGGCTTGCACAGTCAGGGCGGCGGGATCTGCAAAGTTCCACCCTACGGCGGGTTAAACACCATTCTGATACCCACGTGCTACGCGGGCGGCCTACCACTTGGGGGCAACGGTTACACCCCTGTTCCCGCCAGCCCGCAAGGTGTCGTATACGACGGCGCGGGAGGTTTATGGATGTCAGGTGAGGATGGGACATTGGTCCTCTACGATGCGATGGGAAACTTCGGTGGCGCCAGCATTTCTCTTGCTAACCCCATTCCCGGATCATTGCGCACTGCCGTGGACGGATCCGGCAACGTATGGGTACTGCTCGCCGATAACACAGTGATAGAACACATTGGCGCCGCCACGCCGGTGGTGACGCCCATCGCGTTAGGCGTGAAAAACAAAACGCTGGCGGCGAAACCATGA
- a CDS encoding RNA polymerase sigma factor: MSVAVASHTQSTSTNLRFPDTSTPEVKVGTKLALVRGEGVVDMDITDEAQSALNDNLDRASVRRNTFVSEEHIGRIFHLFPRASAAGRESDREFHGGSYDEILALYREYRPKLFAYVRSLYLTKDEAEDVIQETFLRLTNKLLQKVDIENVQGWVVHVAHDLAVDVLRRRDRDAARFRAPVAFEFESLQDRTSSPEEMLFEKEQRQAIETALLRFTPQQQRCFHLRAEGFLYKDIGLALGISEQRAALIVKQVIIRLTAVFG, from the coding sequence GTGAGCGTCGCAGTCGCTTCCCATACTCAGAGTACAAGCACAAATCTCCGTTTTCCCGATACCTCTACGCCAGAGGTAAAGGTAGGAACGAAGCTTGCGCTTGTTCGTGGGGAAGGAGTAGTCGATATGGACATTACCGATGAAGCTCAATCTGCTCTGAATGACAATCTTGATCGCGCAAGCGTACGAAGGAATACATTTGTGTCTGAAGAACATATTGGGCGCATCTTTCATCTTTTTCCAAGAGCGAGTGCTGCAGGCCGGGAAAGTGATCGAGAGTTTCACGGTGGATCTTACGACGAGATTCTCGCTCTCTACCGGGAATACCGGCCCAAACTCTTCGCCTACGTTCGCAGCCTGTATCTCACAAAAGATGAGGCGGAAGATGTCATTCAAGAGACGTTCCTGCGCCTGACCAACAAGCTGCTGCAAAAGGTCGATATCGAAAATGTGCAGGGGTGGGTAGTTCATGTAGCCCATGACCTGGCGGTTGATGTACTTCGGCGAAGAGACCGGGACGCGGCTCGATTTCGCGCACCCGTAGCCTTTGAGTTTGAAAGCCTGCAGGACCGGACATCCAGCCCGGAAGAGATGCTGTTCGAGAAGGAGCAGAGGCAAGCCATCGAGACTGCTCTACTGCGATTTACTCCACAGCAGCAACGGTGTTTTCATCTGCGGGCTGAAGGGTTTTTGTATAAGGACATCGGATTGGCACTTGGCATCAGCGAGCAGCGTGCCGCTCTCATCGTGAAGCAAGTCATCATTCGACTGACGGCGGTTTTCGGATAG